The nucleotide sequence TAATTGATGAAGGCAGCTATCTATTCTCAAAAAAAAGACCTCGATACGTTTTTGTATCTCAACCGATTCATCTCCGAATTGGCGCTGCGAGAAGTAGCAGTTGTTCTCCACTCAGAAATGGCGGAGAATCTGAATTTTTCCAAAGAATTTGATACATTTTCCGGAAAAGAAGAACTTAAAAGTAAAAATGTGACCATCGTCTTCAGTTTCGGAGGTGATGGAACGATTCTGAATGCGCTGACCTTTATTCAAGACCTTGAGATTCCGATTATTGGTGTCAATACAGGACGACTAGGATTCTTAGCGAATTTCCGAAAAGACCAGATTTTTGATGAATTAGATTCGATTATTCTTGATAAAAACTATAATATCAGCGAACGTTCCGTCATAAAAATTACAACAGACGATAATTCTCAAATTGATTTTCCTTTTGCCTTAAATGATGTCAGCCTTTCCAGAAAAGAAACAACCTCGATGATTACTGTGGAATCTTACATCAATGAAGAATTCCTAAATGTTTTTTGGGGCGATGGATTGATTGTTTCCACACCTACTGGTTCAACTGCTTATTCATTAAGTTGTGGCGGACCGATTATTTCTCCTTCCAATGATAATTTCGTCATTACACCCATTGCGCCTCATAATCTGAATGTCCGTCCACTCATCGTAAAGGATGATTCGAAGATAAAACTAACGGTCAAAAGCCGTGTTCCACAATATACTTTGGCTTTGGATTCAAGACTTTATCACGTAGAGGTCGGCAACGAAATATTGATTGAGAAAGCCGAATTTTCCTTGTTTCTCATCAAACCAAAAAATTTCAGTTTCTACGAAACGATTCGTCAGAAATTGCTTTGGGGGAATGATAAGCGTAATTAAAAACAAAAAATATTATCTATAACATAGGATTTGTAAAAATGAAATTCGAATTATTAATAATTTCGTAAGTTTACAGTCCAAAAAATCTTAAAAAATATAATAAAAATGAGCAGAAAATTTCCGGCAGGAGTTGCCACTGGTTCTTTAGTAACAGAGATATTTGATTATGCCAAAGAGAAGCAATTTGCACTTCCGGCAGCTAATGTGATTGGTTCTAGTAATATCAACGCAACGTTAGAAACTGCGGCAAAACTTAATGCTCCTGTAATTATCCAGTTTTCAAACGGAGGTTCTATCTTCAATGCTGGAAAAGGATTGAGTAACGATGGTCAAAAAGCAGCAATTCTAGGAGCTGTTGCTGGTGCAAAACATATCCACACTTTGGCAGAAGCTTATGGAGCTACTGTTATCCTTCACACTGACCATTGTGCTAAGAAATTATTACCTTGGGTTGATGGACTTTTGGATGCAAGTGAAGAATTTTACAAGCAAAACGGAAAGTCTCTTTACTCTTCTCATATGTTAGATTTCTCAGAAGAACCAATTGAAGAAAACCTAGAAGTTTCCGCAAAATACTTCGAGAGAATGAACAAAATGGGAATGACTCTTGAAATCGAATTAGGAGTTACCGGAGGTGAAGAAGATGGTGTTGACAATTCTGATGTGGACAGCTCCAAACTTTACACTCAGCCAGAAGAAGTAGCATACGCTTACGAAATCCTTAAGAAAGTTTCTGACAACTTCACAATTGCAGCGGCTTTCGGAAACGTACACGGTGTTTACAAACCAGGAAATGTAAAATTGACTCCAAAAATTCTTGACAATTCTCAGAAATTTGTTCAGCAAAAATTCGGAACGGGAGACAAGCCTGTGAATTTCGTATTCCACGG is from Epilithonimonas vandammei and encodes:
- a CDS encoding NAD kinase; amino-acid sequence: MKAAIYSQKKDLDTFLYLNRFISELALREVAVVLHSEMAENLNFSKEFDTFSGKEELKSKNVTIVFSFGGDGTILNALTFIQDLEIPIIGVNTGRLGFLANFRKDQIFDELDSIILDKNYNISERSVIKITTDDNSQIDFPFALNDVSLSRKETTSMITVESYINEEFLNVFWGDGLIVSTPTGSTAYSLSCGGPIISPSNDNFVITPIAPHNLNVRPLIVKDDSKIKLTVKSRVPQYTLALDSRLYHVEVGNEILIEKAEFSLFLIKPKNFSFYETIRQKLLWGNDKRN
- the fbaA gene encoding class II fructose-bisphosphate aldolase yields the protein MSRKFPAGVATGSLVTEIFDYAKEKQFALPAANVIGSSNINATLETAAKLNAPVIIQFSNGGSIFNAGKGLSNDGQKAAILGAVAGAKHIHTLAEAYGATVILHTDHCAKKLLPWVDGLLDASEEFYKQNGKSLYSSHMLDFSEEPIEENLEVSAKYFERMNKMGMTLEIELGVTGGEEDGVDNSDVDSSKLYTQPEEVAYAYEILKKVSDNFTIAAAFGNVHGVYKPGNVKLTPKILDNSQKFVQQKFGTGDKPVNFVFHGGSGSTLMEIREAISYGVVKMNIDTDLQFGYTEGIRDYMTEHIEYLRHQIGNPTGADAPNKKFYDPRVWVRKGEETFIKRLTQAFEDLNNINTL